The Streptomyces sp. NBC_01255 genome window below encodes:
- a CDS encoding RidA family protein: MNDVTPAADQRVITNPGTLHDPTPFGYSHAVSAPGELVFIGGQYASDATGAPVPGDFAAQVELSLVNLRLALEGVGLGLAHVVRLGSYIVEHDLAKLEVLGKALHAHFGERLPAQTLSGVAALALPGMLFEIDAVAVRPTGSLGA, from the coding sequence ATGAACGACGTCACTCCCGCCGCCGACCAGCGCGTCATCACCAACCCCGGCACGCTCCACGACCCCACCCCCTTCGGCTACAGCCACGCCGTCTCCGCGCCCGGCGAACTCGTCTTCATCGGCGGCCAGTACGCCTCCGACGCCACCGGCGCGCCCGTCCCCGGGGACTTCGCCGCCCAGGTCGAGCTCTCCCTCGTCAACCTGCGGCTCGCCCTGGAGGGCGTCGGCCTCGGCCTCGCCCATGTCGTCCGCCTCGGCTCGTACATCGTCGAGCACGACCTCGCCAAGCTGGAGGTCCTCGGCAAGGCCCTGCACGCGCACTTCGGCGAGCGGCTGCCCGCGCAGACCCTCAGCGGGGTCGCGGCGCTCGCCCTGCCGGGCATGCTCTTCGAGATCGACGCCGTCGCCGTACGGCCCACGGGGTCCCTGGGGGCCTGA
- a CDS encoding ATP-binding cassette domain-containing protein, whose translation MTDLAIETEGLVKVFGKNRAVDGIDLRVPAGTVYGVLGPNGAGKTTAVKMLATLLRPDGGRASVFGKDVVKDADAVRGRVSLTGQYASVDEDLTGTENLVLLGRLLGHTRPDARERSGQLLEAFGLAEAADKQIKNYSGGMRRRIDIAASILNTPDLLFLDEPTTGLDPRSRNQVWDIIRAVVAQGTTVMLTTQYLDEADQLASRIAVIDHGKVIAEGTKGELKASVGSGSVHVRLREPEQRPEAEQVLRRALNATVQLDQDPVALTATVNGHGTDLGAAEQAARALAELSRAGITVDNFALGQPSLDEVFLALTDRKGTTA comes from the coding sequence ATGACCGACCTCGCCATCGAGACCGAGGGCCTGGTCAAGGTCTTCGGCAAGAACCGCGCAGTCGACGGCATCGACCTGCGCGTCCCCGCCGGCACCGTCTACGGCGTCCTCGGACCCAACGGCGCCGGCAAGACCACCGCCGTCAAGATGCTCGCCACGCTCCTGCGCCCCGACGGCGGCCGGGCGAGCGTCTTCGGCAAGGACGTCGTCAAGGACGCCGACGCGGTACGCGGCCGGGTCAGCCTCACCGGCCAGTACGCCTCCGTCGACGAGGACCTGACCGGCACCGAGAACCTGGTCCTGCTCGGCAGGCTCCTCGGCCACACCCGCCCCGACGCCCGCGAGCGCTCCGGGCAGCTCCTGGAGGCGTTCGGGCTGGCGGAGGCGGCGGACAAGCAGATCAAGAACTACTCGGGCGGCATGCGGCGCCGTATCGACATCGCCGCGTCCATCCTCAACACCCCCGACCTGCTCTTCCTCGACGAACCGACGACCGGCCTCGACCCGCGCAGCCGCAACCAGGTCTGGGACATCATCCGCGCGGTCGTCGCCCAGGGCACCACGGTCATGCTGACCACCCAGTACCTGGACGAGGCCGACCAGCTGGCGTCCCGGATCGCCGTCATCGACCACGGCAAGGTGATCGCCGAGGGCACCAAGGGCGAGCTGAAGGCCTCCGTCGGCTCGGGATCGGTGCACGTACGGCTCCGGGAACCCGAGCAGCGCCCGGAGGCCGAGCAGGTCCTGCGGCGCGCCCTGAACGCCACCGTCCAGCTCGACCAGGACCCCGTCGCGCTCACCGCCACCGTCAACGGCCACGGGACGGACCTGGGCGCCGCCGAGCAGGCCGCCCGCGCCCTGGCCGAGCTGTCCAGGGCCGGGATCACGGTCGACAACTTCGCCCTCGGGCAGCCCAGCCTCGACGAGGTCTTCCTCGCCCTCACCGACCGGAAGGGAACGACGGCATGA
- a CDS encoding ABC transporter permease, translating into MTTVTTGKDTQTTDTLDFVAPKADELAALFTGRSRPPRPSALSASLTFGWRAMLKIKHVPEQLFDVTAFPIMMVLMYTYLFGGALAGSVDEYIQFLLPGILVMSVVMITMYTGVSVNTDIEKGVFDRFRTLPIWRPAPMVGYLLGDVVRYLIASAVMLTVGVIIGYRPDGGIVGILLGVALLLVFSFAFSWIWTMFGLLLRSEKSVMGVSMMVIFPLTFLSNVFVDPKTMPGWLQAFVNNNPVTHLATAVRELMAGHWPGADIAWTLGWSALFVLVFGWFTMRLYNRK; encoded by the coding sequence ATGACCACCGTCACCACCGGCAAGGACACGCAGACGACCGACACCCTCGACTTCGTCGCCCCGAAGGCGGACGAACTCGCGGCGCTGTTCACGGGACGGTCCCGGCCGCCGCGCCCCAGCGCGCTCTCCGCGTCGCTGACGTTCGGCTGGCGGGCCATGCTCAAGATCAAGCACGTGCCGGAGCAGCTGTTCGACGTGACGGCCTTCCCGATCATGATGGTGCTGATGTACACGTACCTCTTCGGGGGCGCGCTGGCCGGCTCGGTCGACGAGTACATCCAGTTCCTGCTGCCGGGCATCCTCGTGATGAGCGTCGTGATGATCACGATGTACACGGGCGTCTCGGTCAACACCGACATCGAGAAGGGCGTCTTCGACCGCTTCCGGACCCTGCCGATCTGGCGGCCCGCGCCGATGGTCGGCTACCTCCTCGGCGACGTCGTCCGCTATCTGATCGCCTCGGCGGTCATGCTCACGGTCGGCGTGATCATCGGCTACCGGCCGGACGGCGGCATCGTCGGCATCCTGCTCGGCGTCGCGCTGCTGCTGGTCTTCTCGTTCGCGTTCTCGTGGATCTGGACGATGTTCGGCCTGCTGCTGCGCAGCGAGAAGTCCGTCATGGGCGTCTCGATGATGGTGATCTTCCCGCTCACCTTCCTCTCGAACGTCTTCGTCGACCCGAAGACGATGCCGGGCTGGCTCCAGGCCTTCGTGAACAACAACCCGGTGACCCATCTCGCGACCGCGGTCCGCGAGCTGATGGCCGGCCACTGGCCGGGCGCGGACATCGCCTGGACGCTGGGCTGGTCGGCGCTGTTCGTCCTGGTCTTCGGCTGGTTCACGATGAGGCTGTACAACCGGAAGTGA
- a CDS encoding DUF6879 family protein: MREMFEGVDGVRLEQDAYTPDFMERFWRIGAEGFWKLERRQSYDEGDFPSWLAFRRGEWDESLRLVEELRPEYEEYFGKIGQSGFGHHRVRIVEQPVTPYVQWELNVLHVKHGYGEQVAVLDAERVAPHEQGETLPELCVLGAEAVYVIDYTPEGVPDGATRFTRPDVVERARAFVRELYAAGEDLGTYFPREIAPLGAPDRP; encoded by the coding sequence ATGCGTGAGATGTTCGAAGGCGTCGACGGGGTTCGGCTCGAACAGGACGCGTACACGCCCGACTTCATGGAGCGCTTCTGGCGCATCGGGGCCGAGGGGTTCTGGAAGCTGGAGCGGAGGCAGAGCTACGACGAGGGTGACTTCCCCAGTTGGCTGGCGTTCCGCCGGGGTGAGTGGGACGAGTCGCTGCGGCTGGTCGAGGAGCTGCGGCCGGAGTACGAGGAGTACTTCGGGAAGATCGGGCAGTCGGGCTTCGGCCACCACCGCGTGCGGATCGTCGAGCAGCCGGTCACGCCGTACGTCCAGTGGGAGCTGAACGTCCTGCACGTCAAGCACGGCTACGGCGAGCAGGTCGCCGTGCTCGACGCGGAGCGGGTCGCACCGCACGAGCAGGGGGAAACCCTGCCCGAGCTGTGCGTGCTGGGCGCCGAGGCCGTCTACGTCATCGACTACACCCCTGAGGGCGTACCCGACGGAGCCACGCGGTTCACGCGGCCGGACGTCGTGGAGCGGGCCCGTGCCTTCGTGCGCGAGCTGTACGCGGCGGGAGAGGACCTGGGGACGTACTTCCCCCGGGAGATCGCACCCCTGGGAGCGCCGGACAGGCCCTAG
- a CDS encoding VOC family protein: protein MDIKLELIGVPVTDIDRAKSFYERVGFHPDHDIPVSDDIRFVQMTPPGSACSIAFGKGITEMAPGSLDNMQVVVTDIEEAHADLTARGIEVTAIDDQPWGSFVYFADPDGNRWSVQQTTPRTAG, encoded by the coding sequence ATGGACATCAAGCTGGAACTGATCGGCGTGCCCGTCACCGACATCGACCGGGCCAAGTCCTTCTACGAGCGGGTCGGCTTCCACCCCGACCACGACATCCCCGTCAGCGACGACATCCGGTTCGTCCAGATGACCCCGCCGGGCTCGGCCTGCTCGATCGCCTTCGGCAAGGGCATCACGGAGATGGCTCCGGGCTCCCTCGACAACATGCAGGTGGTCGTGACCGACATCGAGGAGGCCCACGCCGACCTCACCGCACGCGGGATCGAGGTCACCGCGATCGACGACCAGCCCTGGGGCTCCTTCGTCTACTTCGCCGACCCCGACGGCAACCGCTGGTCGGTCCAGCAGACGACCCCGCGCACGGCGGGCTAG
- a CDS encoding universal stress protein, with translation MAGGRIVVGVDGSAPSLRALKWAAAQAALAGDSLQAVISWEYPASWATLMPGVPPEFDPERLAKQILDESLDKALDPKTAAGTTRTVVGGNAPQALLDAAKGATLLVVGDRGYSGFKAAVLGSVSSHVTQHSPCPVVVVRGE, from the coding sequence ATGGCCGGCGGCAGGATCGTGGTGGGTGTGGACGGATCGGCGCCTTCCCTGAGGGCGCTGAAGTGGGCGGCCGCGCAGGCCGCCCTCGCCGGGGACTCCCTCCAGGCGGTGATCAGCTGGGAGTATCCGGCGTCGTGGGCGACGCTGATGCCGGGCGTGCCGCCAGAGTTCGACCCCGAGCGGCTCGCCAAGCAGATCCTGGACGAGTCCCTGGACAAGGCCCTCGACCCGAAGACCGCCGCCGGGACCACCCGCACGGTGGTCGGCGGCAACGCCCCGCAGGCCCTGCTCGACGCGGCGAAGGGCGCGACGCTCCTCGTCGTCGGCGACCGCGGCTACAGCGGCTTCAAGGCGGCGGTCCTCGGCTCGGTCTCGTCCCACGTCACGCAGCACTCCCCCTGCCCCGTCGTCGTCGTCCGCGGAGAGTGA
- a CDS encoding FMN reductase encodes MQTLKLVAVSAGLSAPSSTRLLADRLLQATRYRLAEQEYAVDVQVVEVRDLALDIAKNLVTGFPSEKLQEAIDAVTGADGVVAVTPVFTASYSGLFKSFFDLIDPAALTGTPVLIGATGGTARHSLVLDHALRPLFAYLRALVVPTAVYAASEDWGSGGDEWTDGLPSRITRAGHELADAVAARPSRQADEDEIVPFEKQLADLRLD; translated from the coding sequence ATGCAGACCCTGAAGCTGGTCGCGGTCTCCGCCGGACTCAGCGCCCCCTCCTCCACCCGGCTGCTCGCCGACCGGCTGCTCCAGGCGACCCGGTACCGGCTGGCCGAGCAGGAGTACGCCGTCGACGTCCAGGTCGTCGAAGTACGCGACCTGGCCCTCGACATCGCGAAGAACCTCGTCACCGGCTTCCCCTCGGAGAAGCTCCAGGAGGCGATCGACGCGGTGACCGGCGCGGACGGGGTCGTCGCGGTGACCCCGGTCTTCACGGCCTCGTACAGCGGTCTCTTCAAGTCGTTCTTCGACCTGATCGACCCGGCCGCGCTGACCGGCACCCCCGTCCTCATCGGGGCGACCGGCGGCACCGCCCGCCACTCGCTCGTCCTGGACCACGCCCTGCGGCCGCTCTTCGCCTACCTGCGGGCCCTCGTCGTCCCCACCGCCGTCTACGCGGCCTCGGAGGACTGGGGCTCCGGCGGCGACGAGTGGACGGACGGGCTGCCGTCCCGGATCACCAGGGCGGGCCACGAACTGGCGGACGCCGTCGCCGCCCGACCGTCCCGGCAGGCCGACGAGGACGAGATCGTGCCCTTCGAGAAGCAGCTGGCCGACCTGCGCCTGGATTGA
- a CDS encoding LLM class flavin-dependent oxidoreductase — MQFGIFTVGDVTADPTTGRTPTEHERIKDTVAIALKAEEVGLDVFATGEHHNPPFVPSSPTTLLGHIAARTENLILSTSTTLITTNDPVKIAEDYATLQHLAEGRVDLMMGRGNTGPVYPWFGQDIRQGIPLAIENYALLHKLWREDVVDWEGKFRTALQGFTSTPRPLDGVPPFVWHGSIRSPEIAEQAAYYGDGFFANHIFWPKQHTEKMVRLYRQRYAHYGHGTPEQAIVGLGGQIFMRKNSQDAVREFRPYFDNAPVYGHGPSLEEFSRETPLTVGSPQEVIERTLSFRDYVGDYQRQLFLVDHAGLPLKTVLEQLDILGEEVVPVLRKEFANLRPAGVPEAAPLHPAVIRTAKEA, encoded by the coding sequence ATGCAGTTCGGGATCTTCACCGTCGGCGACGTGACGGCCGACCCCACCACCGGCCGCACCCCCACCGAGCACGAGCGGATCAAGGACACCGTCGCCATCGCGCTCAAGGCCGAGGAGGTCGGGCTCGACGTCTTCGCCACCGGCGAGCACCACAACCCGCCGTTCGTGCCCTCCTCCCCCACCACCCTCCTCGGGCACATCGCCGCCCGCACCGAGAACCTGATCCTGTCCACCTCCACGACCCTCATCACCACCAACGACCCGGTGAAGATCGCCGAGGACTACGCGACCCTCCAGCACCTCGCCGAGGGCCGGGTGGACCTGATGATGGGCCGCGGAAACACCGGGCCGGTCTACCCGTGGTTCGGGCAGGACATCCGCCAGGGCATCCCGCTCGCCATCGAGAACTACGCGCTCCTCCACAAGCTGTGGAGGGAGGACGTCGTCGACTGGGAGGGCAAGTTCCGCACGGCCCTCCAGGGCTTCACGTCCACCCCGCGCCCCCTCGACGGCGTCCCGCCGTTCGTCTGGCACGGCTCCATCCGCTCCCCCGAGATCGCCGAGCAGGCCGCCTACTACGGCGACGGCTTCTTCGCGAACCACATCTTCTGGCCCAAGCAGCACACCGAGAAGATGGTCCGCCTCTACCGGCAGCGGTACGCGCACTACGGCCACGGCACCCCCGAGCAGGCGATCGTCGGCCTCGGCGGCCAGATCTTCATGCGCAAGAACTCCCAGGACGCGGTACGGGAGTTCCGCCCGTACTTCGACAACGCGCCCGTCTACGGCCACGGCCCGTCCCTGGAGGAGTTCTCCCGGGAGACCCCGCTGACCGTCGGCTCGCCGCAGGAGGTCATCGAGCGCACCCTGTCCTTCCGCGACTACGTGGGCGACTACCAGCGCCAGCTGTTCCTCGTCGACCACGCGGGACTGCCCCTCAAGACGGTCCTGGAGCAGCTCGACATCCTCGGCGAGGAGGTCGTCCCGGTGCTGCGCAAGGAGTTCGCGAACCTGCGCCCGGCCGGCGTACCGGAGGCCGCCCCGCTGCACCCCGCCGTCATTCGCACCGCCAAGGAGGCGTAA
- a CDS encoding DUF6126 family protein, with protein sequence MTEKTHDDERWKERGVMLRVFVYVFATHAFAGFVWLLFYVGQNAQK encoded by the coding sequence ATGACCGAGAAGACACACGACGACGAGCGCTGGAAGGAGCGCGGTGTCATGCTCCGCGTCTTCGTGTACGTCTTCGCGACGCACGCCTTCGCGGGCTTCGTCTGGCTCCTCTTCTACGTCGGGCAGAACGCCCAGAAGTGA
- the cbiE gene encoding precorrin-6y C5,15-methyltransferase (decarboxylating) subunit CbiE — protein MNAAISVVGIGADGWDGLPENSRRPLRAAEVLIGAPRQLDLLPAGECPGERIAWPSPLRPAVPGLLAAHAGRAVAVLASGDPSFYGIARTLAETVGAAALRVHPHPSSVSYACARLGWPLEDIETVSLVARPLAALSAALHPGRRLLVLGEGPDTPARVAALLRDSGWGGTRVRVLEQLGGPVERLLDSTAADWPYERTDALHVLALDCVRDPGTLRLGAAPGLPDEAYEHDGQLTKRYVRAATLAALAPAPGELLWDIGGGSGSIGIEWMRTHRSCRAIAVEKSPERAERITRNADTLGVPALRVVTGPAPAALTGLPAPDAVFIGGGLTVPGLLDACWDALPPGGRLVANTVTLESEALLADRYRRHGGELVRLAVAAAVPVGGFTGWRQAMPVTQWSVTKSGERA, from the coding sequence GTGAACGCTGCGATATCGGTCGTCGGAATCGGCGCGGACGGGTGGGACGGACTCCCCGAGAACTCCCGCCGCCCCCTGCGCGCCGCCGAGGTGCTGATCGGCGCCCCGCGCCAGCTCGACCTCCTCCCCGCCGGCGAGTGCCCCGGCGAGCGGATCGCCTGGCCTTCGCCCCTCAGGCCCGCCGTCCCCGGACTGCTCGCCGCCCACGCGGGCCGCGCGGTAGCCGTCCTCGCCAGCGGCGACCCCTCCTTCTACGGCATCGCCCGCACCCTCGCGGAGACCGTCGGCGCCGCAGCTCTCCGGGTCCACCCGCACCCGTCCTCCGTCTCGTACGCCTGCGCCCGCCTCGGCTGGCCCCTGGAGGACATCGAGACCGTCTCCCTCGTCGCCCGGCCGCTTGCCGCGCTCTCCGCCGCCCTCCACCCCGGCCGCCGGCTCCTCGTCCTCGGCGAGGGCCCCGACACCCCGGCCCGGGTCGCGGCTCTCCTCCGGGACTCCGGCTGGGGCGGCACCCGCGTCCGCGTCCTCGAACAGCTCGGCGGGCCCGTCGAGCGGCTCCTCGACTCCACCGCCGCCGACTGGCCGTACGAGCGGACCGACGCCCTCCACGTCCTCGCGCTCGACTGCGTACGCGACCCCGGCACGCTCCGGCTCGGCGCCGCGCCCGGCCTGCCCGACGAGGCGTACGAGCACGACGGGCAGCTCACCAAGCGGTACGTCCGCGCCGCCACGCTCGCCGCGCTCGCCCCCGCCCCCGGCGAACTCCTCTGGGACATCGGCGGCGGCTCCGGCTCCATCGGCATCGAATGGATGCGGACCCACCGCTCCTGCCGGGCGATCGCGGTCGAGAAGTCCCCCGAGCGCGCCGAGCGCATCACCCGCAACGCCGACACCCTCGGCGTCCCCGCCCTCCGCGTCGTCACGGGACCGGCCCCCGCGGCGCTGACCGGCCTCCCCGCCCCCGACGCCGTCTTCATCGGCGGCGGCCTCACCGTCCCCGGCCTCCTCGACGCCTGCTGGGACGCGCTCCCGCCCGGCGGCCGGCTCGTCGCCAACACCGTGACCCTCGAATCCGAGGCGCTGCTCGCCGACCGCTACCGCCGCCACGGCGGCGAACTGGTCCGGCTCGCCGTCGCGGCGGCCGTCCCGGTGGGCGGGTTCACGGGCTGGCGCCAGGCGATGCCGGTCACGCAGTGGTCCGTCACCAAATCAGGAGAACGAGCATGA
- the cobM gene encoding precorrin-4 C(11)-methyltransferase: protein MTVYFIGAGPGAADLITVRGARTLAACGVCLYAGSLVPTELLAECPPDARLVDTAQLDLDKIVAEIVRAHEDGHDVARLHSGDPSVFSAVAEQMRRLDALDIPYEVVPGVPAFAAAAAALKRELTVPTVGQTVILTRIAQQATPMPEGEDLATLGRSGALLVLHLAARYVDRVVGELVPHYGADCPAAVVAMASRPDELVLRGTLDDIAEQTKAAGITKTAVILVGRTLAASEFRDSHLYDPARDRDHVC, encoded by the coding sequence ATGACCGTCTACTTCATCGGCGCGGGCCCCGGCGCGGCCGACCTGATCACCGTGCGCGGCGCGCGGACCCTCGCGGCGTGCGGGGTCTGCCTCTACGCCGGCTCCCTCGTCCCCACCGAGCTGCTCGCCGAGTGCCCGCCGGACGCCAGGCTCGTCGACACGGCCCAGCTCGACCTGGACAAGATCGTCGCCGAGATCGTCCGCGCCCACGAGGACGGCCACGACGTGGCACGGCTGCACTCCGGCGACCCGTCCGTCTTCAGCGCGGTCGCGGAGCAGATGCGCCGGCTGGACGCGCTGGACATCCCGTACGAGGTCGTGCCGGGCGTCCCGGCGTTCGCCGCGGCCGCGGCCGCGCTCAAGCGGGAGCTCACCGTGCCCACCGTCGGCCAGACCGTGATCCTCACGCGGATCGCCCAGCAGGCCACCCCGATGCCCGAGGGCGAGGACCTCGCGACGCTCGGCCGCAGCGGCGCCCTGCTCGTCCTCCACCTCGCCGCGCGGTACGTCGACCGGGTCGTCGGCGAACTCGTCCCGCACTACGGCGCGGACTGCCCGGCCGCGGTCGTGGCGATGGCGAGCCGCCCCGACGAGCTGGTCCTGCGGGGCACCCTCGACGACATCGCGGAGCAAACGAAGGCGGCCGGCATCACGAAGACGGCGGTCATCCTGGTGGGCCGCACCCTCGCGGCCTCGGAGTTCCGCGACAGCCACCTCTACGACCCGGCGCGCGACCGCGACCACGTCTGCTGA
- a CDS encoding SGNH/GDSL hydrolase family protein has protein sequence MTTLPRRTLTAATLVAALLATAALPATAHGGGSGSGSRWNGAWTAAVQRPSTNFYPNWSEQGFDHHSVRQVVRMSADGSALRIRVSNAYGTTPLRLTGASVARSGDGAAVKPATLRTVRFAGAASVAVPAGAKAVSDAVPLPVRAGERLTVTLYFAGATGPATYHDLAQGTFAYRASGDHLRATGAGAYTETSKSWYYLEGVEVAGLPARSAVAAFGDSITDGYGATEGADERYPDQLSRRLAAEGRPRPVLNTGIGGNRILNDSACFGEKATARFARDVLDQPRVGTVIVLEGTNDLLFGYMDPTYFPCSLPNARPTAADLIEGHRALIRAAHAKGIRVVGGTMIPMKGSKAAPQYPAEAFAPMEAVRDEVNAWIRTSGAYDAVVDFDRALADPAPGNEDLLNPAYDFGDGLHPNSAGYAAMARAVDPNAL, from the coding sequence ATGACCACCCTGCCCCGACGTACGCTGACCGCCGCCACACTGGTCGCCGCACTCCTGGCGACGGCAGCCCTCCCCGCCACCGCGCACGGCGGCGGCAGCGGCAGCGGAAGCCGCTGGAACGGCGCGTGGACGGCGGCCGTGCAGCGGCCCTCCACGAACTTCTACCCCAACTGGTCCGAGCAGGGCTTCGACCACCACTCGGTCCGCCAGGTGGTCCGGATGTCCGCCGACGGCTCCGCCCTGCGGATCCGGGTCTCCAACGCCTACGGCACGACCCCGCTCCGGCTGACCGGGGCGAGCGTCGCCCGGTCCGGCGACGGGGCGGCCGTGAAGCCGGCGACGCTCAGGACCGTACGGTTCGCGGGGGCGGCGTCGGTGGCGGTCCCCGCCGGGGCGAAGGCGGTCAGCGACGCGGTCCCGCTGCCGGTGAGGGCGGGCGAGCGGCTGACGGTCACCCTGTACTTCGCCGGGGCGACCGGCCCGGCGACGTACCACGACCTCGCCCAAGGGACCTTCGCTTACCGCGCGAGCGGGGACCACCTGCGGGCCACGGGCGCGGGCGCGTACACCGAGACGAGCAAGTCCTGGTACTACCTGGAGGGCGTCGAGGTCGCGGGTCTCCCCGCGCGCTCGGCGGTCGCGGCCTTCGGCGACTCGATCACCGACGGATACGGGGCGACGGAAGGCGCCGACGAGCGCTACCCGGACCAGCTGTCCCGGCGCCTCGCCGCCGAGGGCCGGCCGCGACCCGTCCTCAACACCGGCATCGGCGGGAACCGGATCCTCAACGACTCCGCCTGCTTCGGCGAGAAGGCCACCGCCCGCTTCGCCCGGGACGTCCTCGACCAGCCCCGGGTGGGCACGGTCATCGTCCTGGAGGGCACGAACGACCTGCTGTTCGGGTACATGGACCCGACGTACTTCCCGTGCAGCCTTCCGAACGCCAGGCCGACGGCGGCGGACCTGATCGAGGGCCACCGCGCACTGATCCGCGCGGCCCACGCCAAGGGGATCCGGGTGGTCGGCGGCACGATGATCCCGATGAAGGGCTCCAAGGCGGCGCCCCAGTACCCGGCGGAGGCGTTCGCCCCGATGGAGGCCGTCCGCGACGAGGTCAACGCCTGGATCCGGACGAGCGGCGCGTACGACGCGGTCGTCGACTTCGACCGCGCCCTGGCCGACCCCGCCCCCGGCAACGAGGACCTGCTGAACCCCGCGTACGACTTCGGCGACGGCCTCCACCCGAACTCGGCGGGCTACGCGGCGATGGCGCGGGCGGTCGACCCGAACGCCCTGTGA
- a CDS encoding 50S ribosomal protein bL37, translating to MAKRGNKRRARKKKKANHGKRPNA from the coding sequence ATGGCGAAGCGAGGCAACAAGCGCCGGGCCCGCAAGAAGAAGAAGGCGAACCACGGCAAGCGCCCCAACGCCTGA
- a CDS encoding type II toxin-antitoxin system Phd/YefM family antitoxin, translating into METTAREFNQKSSQILAAAAGGETVTVTKNGIAVARVVPIGAEVPPYPTDPMGEIDLPDLGLVDLDNDEIEDVLKGMGTAE; encoded by the coding sequence ATGGAGACTACGGCTCGGGAGTTCAACCAGAAGTCGTCGCAGATCCTCGCAGCGGCTGCGGGCGGTGAGACCGTCACCGTCACCAAGAACGGTATCGCCGTCGCGCGCGTGGTACCGATAGGAGCCGAGGTGCCCCCGTATCCCACCGACCCCATGGGTGAGATCGACCTTCCCGATCTCGGTCTCGTCGACCTCGACAACGACGAGATCGAGGACGTGCTCAAGGGAATGGGGACGGCGGAGTGA
- a CDS encoding PIN domain-containing protein, whose product MIAVADTNALYRLLDPRLTAHEAHKKALAAISHLVISPMVLAELDYLIAERAGARKALVAARFIERYTVTRRFEVPPVAAHLSTAIAVAEGYADADDGKGVGMTDAMNVALAAAYGTEVMFTTDRHFRMIRPLTGHKAFRLLPEDL is encoded by the coding sequence GTGATCGCCGTCGCGGACACCAACGCTCTCTACCGTCTGCTCGACCCGCGCCTCACAGCACACGAAGCGCACAAGAAGGCGCTGGCCGCGATCAGTCACCTGGTGATCTCCCCCATGGTGTTGGCCGAGCTGGACTACCTGATCGCCGAGCGTGCCGGTGCACGCAAGGCCCTTGTCGCGGCCCGGTTCATCGAGCGCTATACCGTCACCCGCCGCTTCGAGGTGCCGCCGGTGGCCGCGCATCTCTCCACCGCGATCGCCGTCGCCGAGGGCTACGCGGACGCGGACGACGGGAAGGGCGTGGGCATGACCGACGCCATGAACGTCGCCCTGGCGGCCGCGTACGGGACCGAGGTCATGTTCACGACGGACCGCCACTTCCGCATGATCCGGCCGCTGACGGGCCACAAGGCGTTCCGGCTGCTGCCCGAAGACCTGTGA
- a CDS encoding GNAT family N-acetyltransferase: protein MTDFSYKPTLTGDLVVLRPVTEDDVPALLPLFEDEEITRLTGCHTVFDEPALRKWYGSLGARDDRLDLAVVERATGRVVGEVVLNGWDEDNESCSFRTVFVPDAVGRGLGTEATRLIVGHGFEALGLYRIHLEVYAFNPRARRAYEKAGFTAEGVLRGALLWEGERVDATVMSVLAPEWRKHQESLGSRAG, encoded by the coding sequence ATGACCGACTTCTCGTACAAGCCCACGCTCACCGGTGATCTGGTGGTCCTCCGTCCCGTCACGGAGGACGACGTGCCCGCGCTGCTGCCGCTCTTCGAGGACGAGGAGATCACGCGGCTGACCGGGTGCCACACCGTCTTCGACGAGCCGGCGCTGCGGAAGTGGTACGGGTCGCTGGGCGCGCGGGACGACCGGCTCGACCTCGCCGTCGTGGAGCGGGCGACGGGCCGGGTCGTCGGCGAGGTCGTGCTCAACGGGTGGGACGAGGACAACGAGAGCTGTTCCTTCCGCACCGTCTTCGTCCCGGACGCGGTCGGCCGGGGCCTCGGCACGGAGGCGACGCGCCTGATCGTCGGCCACGGCTTCGAGGCGCTCGGCCTGTACCGCATCCACCTGGAGGTCTACGCCTTCAACCCCCGAGCCCGCCGCGCCTACGAGAAGGCCGGCTTCACGGCCGAGGGCGTCCTGCGCGGGGCGCTGCTGTGGGAGGGCGAGCGGGTCGACGCGACGGTGATGTCGGTGCTGGCGCCGGAGTGGCGGAAGCACCAGGAGTCCTTGGGCTCCCGGGCGGGTTAG